A genomic window from Paucibacter sp. KCTC 42545 includes:
- the paaI gene encoding hydroxyphenylacetyl-CoA thioesterase PaaI, producing MNAQEIAEAVRDGMFANDRASKGLGMEILAIAPGAATLVMTIKESMLNGFDICHGGFITTLADSAFAFACNSYNELTVASGFAIDIVAPARLGDRLKAVAHEVSLAGRTGVYDITITNQNDELIAVFRGKSYRIKGKPVVLLPMPTDAAASAD from the coding sequence ATGAATGCACAAGAAATCGCCGAAGCGGTGCGGGATGGCATGTTTGCCAACGACCGCGCGTCCAAGGGTTTGGGCATGGAGATTCTGGCCATCGCCCCCGGCGCCGCCACCCTGGTCATGACGATCAAAGAGTCCATGCTCAATGGCTTTGACATCTGCCATGGCGGCTTCATCACCACATTGGCCGACTCGGCCTTTGCCTTCGCCTGCAACTCCTACAACGAGTTGACGGTGGCCTCGGGCTTTGCCATCGACATCGTGGCACCGGCTCGTCTGGGCGACCGGCTCAAAGCCGTGGCCCACGAGGTGTCGCTGGCCGGTCGCACCGGCGTTTACGACATCACCATCACCAACCAGAACGACGAGCTGATCGCGGTGTTCCGTGGCAAGTCTTACCGCATCAAGGGCAAGCCCGTGGTGCTCTTGCCCATGCCCACGGATGCCGCCGCTTCCGCTGACTGA
- a CDS encoding enoyl-CoA hydratase-related protein encodes MQLEPQYLSSQDGAVLTLTLNRPQALNAFTSVLLAQLREALDAAAEDASVRCVVITGAGRAFCAGQDLSDPYVKPSDDPADAPKDIGQLLDGFYVPLALRVRSMPVPVIAAVNGVAAGAGANLALGCDLVLAGQSASFIQAFAKIGLIPDCGGTWLLPRLVGRARALQLALLGEKLPAAEAQAMGLIYQVVADEDLAATAQALAQRLSQSPVRAMAQTRRLFDQAGLLDFDEALKQEGLTQSQLGFGDDYQEGVNAFLLKRKPVFKDR; translated from the coding sequence ATGCAGCTAGAACCGCAGTATTTGAGCAGCCAGGACGGCGCCGTGTTGACGCTCACGCTGAACCGTCCGCAGGCGCTCAATGCCTTCACCTCGGTCTTGCTGGCTCAGCTGCGCGAGGCGCTGGATGCCGCGGCCGAGGATGCCTCGGTGCGCTGTGTGGTGATCACCGGCGCGGGCCGCGCCTTCTGCGCCGGCCAGGATTTGTCTGACCCCTACGTCAAGCCCAGCGATGACCCGGCCGACGCGCCCAAGGACATCGGCCAGTTGCTGGACGGCTTTTACGTGCCCCTGGCGCTGCGCGTGCGCAGCATGCCGGTGCCGGTGATTGCGGCCGTCAATGGGGTGGCTGCTGGGGCGGGCGCTAATTTGGCTTTGGGCTGTGATCTGGTCTTGGCCGGCCAGTCGGCCAGCTTTATTCAAGCCTTTGCCAAGATCGGTCTGATTCCCGACTGCGGAGGCACTTGGCTGCTGCCGCGCTTGGTGGGCCGCGCGCGCGCGCTGCAGTTGGCCTTGCTGGGCGAGAAGCTGCCGGCAGCCGAGGCGCAAGCCATGGGCCTGATCTACCAAGTGGTGGCCGACGAAGACTTGGCCGCCACCGCCCAAGCCCTGGCGCAGCGCCTGAGCCAAAGCCCGGTGCGCGCGATGGCGCAGACCCGCCGCTTGTTTGACCAGGCCGGTTTGCTGGACTTTGACGAAGCGCTCAAGCAAGAGGGGCTGACGCAAAGCCAGCTTGGCTTTGGCGACGACTATCAAGAAGGCGTCAATGCCTTCTTGCTAAAGCGCAAGCCCGTGTTCAAGGATCGCTGA
- a CDS encoding phenylacetic acid degradation protein PaaY: protein MPSYAIDGVIPVVHPSAYVHPSAVLIGDVHIGPGCYIGPCASLRADFGRIVLEAGVNVQDSCVVHGFPDSVTLVETNGHIGHGAVLHGCTVRHDALVGMNAVVMDEAEVGAYSIVAACAFVRAGLKLPEKSLIAGLPAKVMRALSEDEIKWKLHGTQTYQDLTLRCHAALVEVQPLTAEEENRPQLKVAGPKTLIANKRA, encoded by the coding sequence ATGCCCAGCTATGCCATCGACGGCGTCATCCCCGTCGTTCACCCCAGTGCCTACGTTCACCCCAGCGCAGTTTTGATTGGCGACGTGCATATCGGCCCGGGCTGCTATATCGGCCCCTGCGCCAGCCTGCGCGCCGACTTCGGCCGCATCGTGTTGGAAGCGGGCGTGAATGTGCAAGACAGCTGTGTGGTCCACGGCTTCCCCGATTCCGTCACCCTGGTGGAGACCAATGGCCATATCGGCCACGGCGCCGTGCTGCATGGCTGCACCGTGCGGCATGACGCGCTGGTGGGCATGAACGCGGTGGTGATGGACGAGGCCGAGGTCGGCGCCTACAGCATCGTCGCGGCCTGCGCTTTTGTGCGCGCCGGCCTCAAGCTGCCCGAAAAATCACTGATCGCCGGCTTGCCCGCCAAGGTCATGCGCGCCTTGAGCGAGGACGAGATCAAATGGAAATTGCATGGCACCCAGACCTATCAAGACCTGACCCTGCGTTGCCACGCCGCGCTGGTGGAGGTGCAGCCGCTGACAGCTGAAGAGGAGAACCGGCCGCAACTGAAGGTGGCGGGGCCAAAGACCTTGATTGCGAACAAGCGGGCTTGA
- a CDS encoding sensor histidine kinase: protein MSLPSSTNSTSAPSTSGAAGAALFDELQAKQLAEAALRSITLSTSKAQGEEFFRVLVKDLAQAMQVHYVIAGELCQLDDGEGIQTLAVWGGSDYMPNISYSLACTPCRNVTDQSMCFLPCDVQQAYPEDLLLVEMGAQSYIGMPMVGSDGKTLGILVALDVRPMAEDTRLLALSLLSIFAARCAAELQHRRREVELEALVATRTQALAEAQTLLHEREKLAALGGMLAGMAHEVNTPVGVAITSSSGLKTYARELIEAVRAEKVSRSHLQELSLRIERAGDLVLRNLERAADLLASFQTLTNAQATAAPVELLLSQELAQLLAAHWAEFDQRGAHHCLEVPAGLRVRLPKGSLGQMVSNLLMNALKHGCVEGRTLTVTIKANAVGEDLHLQVRDDGAGVAPDVRAHMLEPFYTTKRGQGGTGLGLHLVFMMVQKIGGQLSLGGAPGSGLVVDIVLPHCVLGV from the coding sequence ATGAGCTTGCCGAGTTCCACGAATTCCACGAGTGCCCCGAGTACCTCGGGCGCCGCTGGCGCTGCGCTTTTCGACGAGTTGCAGGCCAAGCAACTGGCCGAGGCCGCGCTGCGCTCAATCACCCTGTCCACCTCCAAGGCGCAAGGAGAGGAGTTTTTCCGGGTGCTGGTGAAGGATCTGGCCCAGGCCATGCAGGTCCACTATGTGATTGCCGGCGAGCTGTGCCAGCTGGATGACGGCGAGGGCATACAGACCCTGGCGGTCTGGGGCGGCAGCGACTACATGCCCAATATCAGCTACAGCCTGGCTTGCACCCCTTGCCGCAATGTGACCGACCAGAGCATGTGCTTCTTGCCCTGTGATGTGCAGCAGGCCTATCCGGAAGATCTGCTCTTGGTCGAGATGGGGGCGCAGAGCTATATCGGCATGCCTATGGTCGGCAGCGATGGGAAGACTTTAGGCATCCTTGTGGCACTGGATGTGCGGCCGATGGCGGAGGATACGCGCTTGCTGGCCTTGTCCTTGCTGTCCATCTTTGCAGCACGTTGCGCGGCCGAGTTGCAGCACCGGCGGCGCGAGGTGGAGTTGGAGGCTCTGGTCGCGACCCGCACCCAAGCGCTGGCAGAAGCGCAGACCCTGCTGCACGAACGCGAGAAGTTGGCCGCCTTGGGCGGCATGTTGGCAGGCATGGCGCATGAGGTGAACACGCCGGTGGGCGTGGCCATCACCTCTTCATCGGGCCTGAAGACTTATGCCCGCGAACTGATTGAGGCGGTGCGGGCGGAAAAAGTGTCGCGCAGCCATCTGCAAGAGCTGAGTTTGCGGATCGAAAGAGCGGGTGACCTGGTGCTGCGCAATCTTGAACGCGCCGCTGATCTGCTGGCGAGCTTTCAGACCCTGACCAACGCGCAAGCGACCGCGGCCCCGGTGGAGCTGCTGCTGTCACAAGAGCTGGCGCAGCTGCTGGCCGCCCATTGGGCCGAATTCGATCAGCGCGGCGCCCATCATTGCCTGGAGGTTCCCGCGGGTCTTCGCGTGCGCTTGCCCAAGGGCAGCTTGGGGCAGATGGTGTCGAATTTGCTGATGAATGCCCTGAAACATGGCTGCGTTGAAGGGCGAACACTGACCGTGACCATCAAGGCCAATGCGGTGGGTGAGGATCTCCATTTGCAGGTGCGCGACGATGGTGCAGGCGTGGCACCTGATGTCCGCGCTCACATGCTGGAACCTTTTTACACCACCAAACGGGGGCAGGGCGGCACGGGGCTTGGTCTGCACCTAGTGTTCATGATGGTGCAAAAGATTGGCGGCCAGCTCAGCCTGGGCGGTGCACCCGGCAGCGGCTTGGTTGTGGACATCGTTCTGCCGCACTGCGTGCTCGGGGTTTGA
- a CDS encoding response regulator — translation MDDDLLLCDDLEEQGLALDVAPWKILVVDDDPGIHEVTNLVLACRRFDERPVVLLHASSAAEAERVLSEHADVAMLLLDVVMESEMAGLLLVDRIRGQLNNRRTRIIIRTGQPGLLNEDDVLRRYEVNGYCLKTALTDAQLNRTCLLALRNYRDIRDACLALS, via the coding sequence GTGGATGATGATCTGCTCCTGTGTGACGACCTTGAAGAGCAAGGCCTGGCGCTCGATGTGGCGCCTTGGAAGATCTTGGTCGTGGATGACGACCCTGGCATCCATGAGGTCACGAATCTGGTGCTGGCCTGCCGCCGCTTCGACGAGCGGCCTGTCGTGCTCTTGCATGCCAGCTCGGCCGCCGAGGCGGAGCGCGTCTTGTCCGAGCACGCTGACGTTGCCATGCTGCTGCTCGATGTGGTGATGGAATCTGAGATGGCGGGCTTGCTGCTGGTGGATCGCATCCGCGGCCAGCTCAACAACCGCCGCACGCGCATCATCATTCGCACCGGCCAGCCCGGCTTGCTGAACGAGGACGATGTGCTCAGGCGTTATGAAGTGAACGGCTATTGCCTCAAGACGGCACTCACTGACGCACAACTTAATCGCACCTGCCTGCTGGCCCTGCGTAATTACCGCGACATCCGGGACGCATGCCTGGCCCTGAGCTGA
- the moaA gene encoding GTP 3',8-cyclase MoaA yields MTTRVVFPIADQRQLNALPTVLDTPAMPWAGGAVLDALGRPLRDLRISVTDRCNFRCSYCMPKDVFDKNHVFLPHADLLSFEEITRLARVFAQLGVQKLRLTGGEPLLRRHIENLIEMLATIRTPEGQPLDLTLTTNGSLLKKKAQSLKDAGLQRITVSLDGLDDAQFQRMNDVGFPVAEVLEGIAAAQAVGLAPIKVNMVVKRGSNDDQILPMARHFRGSGITLRFIEYMDVGSSNGWQMDEVLPSAQVLARLQEEFELNPLDPSSSGETAERWAYADGAGEIGLISSVTQAFCGDCNRARLSTEGKLYNCLFAHRGADLRGLLRGGSASSDELLGGAIAQLWSARSDRYSQLRASGQAQASAQAGERRVEMHYIGG; encoded by the coding sequence ATGACTACTCGCGTCGTCTTCCCCATTGCCGACCAGCGCCAGCTCAACGCGCTGCCTACCGTCCTCGACACGCCCGCCATGCCCTGGGCCGGCGGGGCCGTGCTGGATGCCTTGGGCCGCCCCTTGCGGGACCTGCGCATCTCGGTCACCGACCGCTGCAACTTCCGCTGCAGCTATTGCATGCCCAAGGATGTGTTCGACAAGAACCATGTCTTCTTGCCCCATGCCGACTTGCTGAGCTTCGAAGAGATCACCCGACTGGCCCGAGTGTTCGCGCAGCTGGGGGTGCAAAAGCTGCGCCTCACCGGCGGCGAGCCGCTTCTGCGCCGCCATATCGAGAACCTGATCGAGATGCTGGCCACGATTCGCACGCCCGAAGGCCAGCCGCTGGACCTGACCCTGACCACCAACGGCTCGCTGCTGAAGAAAAAAGCCCAAAGCCTCAAGGACGCCGGCTTGCAGCGCATCACGGTGAGCCTGGACGGCCTGGATGACGCCCAGTTTCAGCGCATGAATGATGTGGGCTTCCCGGTGGCGGAAGTGCTGGAGGGCATTGCCGCCGCGCAGGCCGTGGGTCTGGCGCCGATCAAGGTCAATATGGTGGTCAAGCGCGGCAGCAATGACGACCAGATCCTGCCCATGGCGCGGCATTTCCGGGGCTCGGGCATCACCCTGCGTTTCATCGAGTACATGGACGTGGGCAGCAGCAATGGCTGGCAGATGGACGAGGTCTTGCCATCCGCCCAGGTGCTGGCGCGGCTGCAAGAAGAATTCGAGCTAAACCCGCTGGACCCCAGCAGCAGCGGCGAAACCGCCGAACGCTGGGCCTATGCCGATGGCGCGGGTGAGATCGGCCTGATCTCCAGCGTCACCCAAGCCTTTTGCGGCGACTGCAACCGCGCCCGCCTATCCACCGAAGGCAAGCTCTACAACTGTTTGTTCGCCCACCGCGGGGCCGATTTGCGCGGCCTGCTGCGGGGCGGCAGCGCGAGCAGCGATGAACTCTTGGGCGGCGCCATCGCCCAGCTCTGGTCAGCCCGCAGCGACCGCTACTCGCAGCTGCGCGCCAGCGGCCAGGCACAGGCCAGCGCCCAGGCCGGCGAGCGCCGTGTCGAGATGCACTACATCGGCGGCTGA
- the mobA gene encoding molybdenum cofactor guanylyltransferase MobA has protein sequence MTERIERSQITGLLLAGGRGSRMGGVDKGLQLLRGQALFEHVLARLAPQVGPVLINANRNQARYAASAYAVVSDADDSFAGPLAGLLAGLQAAKTEWLLSAPCDTPALPLDLAARLAAALQQSPGAELAVPLSANPQEGIASASQIQPVFCLLRVSLKDSLADYIAGGGRKIDTWLRAQPHCLVPFEQPGDAQAFFNANSLAELQALEEPGALDARSGQAAGAHK, from the coding sequence ATGACGGAGCGAATCGAGCGATCACAAATCACCGGCCTGCTCCTGGCCGGCGGCCGCGGCAGCCGCATGGGCGGTGTCGACAAGGGCTTGCAGCTGCTGCGCGGCCAGGCCCTGTTCGAACATGTTTTGGCCCGGTTGGCCCCGCAGGTGGGCCCGGTGTTGATCAATGCCAACCGCAATCAGGCGCGCTATGCGGCCAGCGCTTACGCGGTGGTCAGCGATGCCGACGACAGCTTCGCCGGCCCGCTGGCTGGCTTGCTGGCCGGCCTGCAAGCCGCAAAGACCGAATGGCTGCTGAGCGCGCCCTGCGACACCCCCGCCCTGCCCCTGGACCTGGCCGCGCGGCTGGCGGCTGCGCTGCAGCAATCGCCCGGCGCCGAGCTGGCGGTACCACTGAGCGCCAACCCGCAAGAAGGCATTGCCAGCGCCAGCCAGATCCAGCCGGTGTTCTGCCTCTTGCGGGTCAGCCTGAAAGACAGCCTGGCCGACTACATCGCCGGTGGCGGCCGCAAGATCGACACCTGGCTGCGAGCACAGCCGCATTGCTTGGTGCCCTTCGAGCAGCCTGGCGATGCCCAGGCTTTCTTCAATGCCAATAGCCTGGCTGAGCTGCAGGCGCTGGAAGAGCCGGGGGCGCTGGACGCAAGGTCCGGCCAAGCCGCAGGAGCGCACAAGTGA